A region from the Leptolyngbya iicbica LK genome encodes:
- a CDS encoding DNA-directed RNA polymerase subunit omega: MLKNTSPFDNQQLMRRQEELINAASNRYRITVQVANRAQRRRFEEFEAYDDPRMKPVLRAIIEMSDELTQPEIIGE, from the coding sequence ATGCTCAAAAATACTTCTCCTTTTGACAATCAGCAGTTAATGCGGCGGCAAGAAGAATTGATCAACGCGGCTTCGAACCGTTACCGCATTACTGTGCAGGTCGCAAATCGGGCACAACGCCGCCGATTTGAAGAGTTCGAAGCTTATGACGACCCCCGGATGAAGCCGGTGCTACGAGCCATCATTGAAATGTCTGACGAGCTGACGCAGCCAGAAATTATTGGCGAATAA
- a CDS encoding Ppx/GppA phosphatase family protein, with protein sequence MVNTTPVPSRASAPYPYLEQDPNLQRDRILAAIDVGTNSIHMVVVKIKASLPAFTIIDREKETVRLGDFADNGDLSEDAMERGIEALKRCRSLAESLKAEDIVAVATSAVREANNGQAFLERVQQEVGLSINLIAGTEEARRIYLGVLSGMEFHGQPHAVIDIGGGSTELLLGTGGPHRFLSSTKVGAVRLTARFVSTDPISDEEFTYLTAYVRGRMEPAVEDLKRHLQPEETLQLVGTSGTIECVAALIAQDRLGFVPEPLNGFQFTLEELETWTNKLRKLDLEERLDLPEMSARRAEIILAGAVILQETMTMLGTESLTICERALREGVVVDWMLSRGLIEDRMQFQRSVRERSVRAAADKYHVPQAPRERVADFVLSLFDATQGHLHDWGNAERELLWAAAILHNAGHYISHSSHHKHSYYLIRNGELLGYTEAEIEVIANVARYHRKSLPKKKHDNYRNLSDKHDRNLVNELSAMLRVAVALDRRGIGAIASVQYDFDSDEQVLHLHIQPAFAHDDCASELWNLADKKLWFEELYEVQLVAHLDR encoded by the coding sequence ATGGTAAATACCACTCCCGTTCCTTCCCGTGCTAGCGCCCCGTATCCTTATCTAGAGCAGGATCCTAACCTGCAACGCGATCGCATCCTCGCCGCGATCGACGTGGGCACCAACTCAATTCACATGGTGGTGGTCAAAATCAAAGCCTCGCTCCCCGCGTTTACCATCATTGACCGAGAAAAAGAAACCGTCCGTCTGGGCGACTTTGCCGACAATGGTGACTTGTCAGAAGACGCGATGGAACGGGGAATCGAAGCCCTGAAGCGGTGCCGATCGCTGGCCGAAAGCTTAAAAGCCGAAGATATTGTGGCCGTCGCCACCAGTGCCGTGCGCGAAGCGAACAATGGTCAAGCTTTTTTAGAACGGGTGCAGCAAGAAGTCGGACTCTCCATTAATTTAATTGCGGGGACGGAAGAAGCCCGCCGAATTTATTTGGGCGTCCTATCCGGCATGGAATTTCATGGTCAACCCCATGCTGTGATCGATATTGGCGGCGGCTCGACGGAACTGTTGCTCGGCACGGGCGGCCCCCATCGCTTTTTGAGCAGCACCAAGGTCGGGGCGGTGCGGCTGACGGCGCGATTTGTCAGCACCGATCCCATCAGTGACGAAGAATTCACCTACCTCACTGCCTATGTGCGGGGGCGCATGGAACCCGCCGTAGAAGATTTGAAACGGCACCTGCAACCCGAAGAAACCCTGCAACTTGTCGGCACCTCGGGCACGATTGAATGTGTGGCGGCCCTGATCGCCCAAGATCGACTTGGCTTTGTGCCCGAACCGCTCAACGGCTTCCAGTTCACCCTGGAAGAACTGGAAACTTGGACCAACAAGCTGCGAAAGCTCGATCTGGAAGAGCGGCTCGATTTGCCCGAGATGTCGGCCCGGCGAGCCGAAATTATTTTGGCGGGAGCCGTCATTCTGCAAGAAACCATGACGATGCTGGGTACCGAAAGCCTGACCATCTGCGAGCGGGCCTTGCGAGAGGGGGTCGTGGTGGACTGGATGCTCAGCCGGGGCCTGATCGAAGATCGGATGCAGTTTCAGCGATCGGTGCGGGAGCGCAGTGTGCGAGCCGCCGCCGACAAATACCACGTGCCCCAGGCCCCCCGCGAGCGCGTGGCCGATTTTGTGCTCAGCTTGTTTGACGCCACCCAAGGCCACCTGCACGATTGGGGCAATGCTGAGCGAGAACTGCTCTGGGCTGCGGCCATCTTGCACAATGCCGGACACTATATCAGCCACTCCAGCCACCACAAGCATTCCTACTACCTGATTCGCAATGGTGAGCTGCTGGGCTATACCGAAGCTGAGATCGAAGTTATTGCCAATGTGGCCCGCTATCACCGCAAGAGTCTGCCCAAAAAGAAGCACGACAACTATCGCAACCTGTCAGACAAGCACGATCGCAATCTGGTGAATGAACTGAGTGCTATGTTGCGGGTCGCAGTGGCCCTCGATCGCCGGGGCATTGGCGCGATCGCTTCCGTGCAGTACGACTTCGACAGTGACGAGCAAGTGCTGCATCTCCACATTCAGCCCGCATTCGCCCATGACGACTGCGCGTCTGAACTCTGGAACCTCGCAGACAAAAAGCTGTGGTTTGAAGAGCTGTATGAGGTACAGCTAGTGGCTCATTTGGACCGTTGA
- a CDS encoding aspartate aminotransferase family protein: MTSPARVSDRAFDAVTFDSSVMKTYGRFPLALERGQGSRVWDTDGREYLDFVAGIATCTLGHGHPVMVEAVTQQIQKLHHVSNLYYIPEQGELAHWLTQHSCADKAFFCNSGAEANEAAIKLARKYAHVKRDIEFPIILTANASFHGRTLATVTATGQPKYQKNFNPLVPGFHYVPYNDFAALQAAVAELDGDRPQVAAILLEPLQGEGGVNPGDREYFQQVRQLCDDTGILLILDEVQVGVGRTGKLWGYENLGIEPDIFSSAKGLGGGIPIGAMLCKAHCDVFEPGDHASTFGGNPFVCGVALAVCQALMRERLLENVQARGEELRAGLAAIAQAYPQLFSGARGWGLINGLVLQPDASVKSIDIVKAAMEQGLLVVPAGPSVVRLVPPLVVTADEVQTALARLKQAIQDVVD, encoded by the coding sequence TTGACATCGCCAGCTCGGGTGAGCGATCGCGCCTTTGATGCCGTCACCTTCGACAGTTCGGTGATGAAGACCTACGGACGCTTTCCCCTCGCGTTAGAGCGAGGCCAGGGCAGCCGCGTGTGGGATACCGACGGTCGCGAATATCTCGATTTTGTGGCGGGCATTGCTACCTGCACATTGGGCCATGGTCACCCCGTCATGGTGGAAGCGGTCACGCAGCAAATCCAAAAGCTGCACCACGTTTCAAACCTTTACTACATTCCCGAACAGGGGGAGCTGGCCCACTGGCTGACCCAGCATTCCTGTGCGGACAAGGCGTTTTTCTGTAATTCCGGGGCTGAGGCCAATGAAGCGGCGATCAAGCTGGCGCGCAAATATGCCCACGTTAAGCGGGATATTGAATTTCCCATTATTCTGACCGCCAACGCGAGCTTCCACGGTCGGACCCTGGCAACCGTGACTGCCACGGGACAACCCAAGTACCAAAAGAATTTCAACCCCTTGGTGCCCGGATTTCACTACGTGCCCTACAACGACTTTGCAGCGCTGCAGGCCGCCGTGGCTGAGCTGGATGGCGATCGCCCCCAAGTGGCCGCTATTTTGCTAGAACCCCTTCAGGGTGAGGGCGGTGTCAATCCTGGCGATCGCGAGTATTTTCAGCAGGTACGGCAACTCTGTGACGACACTGGCATTTTGCTGATTTTGGACGAAGTGCAGGTGGGCGTGGGCCGGACGGGGAAACTCTGGGGCTACGAAAATCTGGGCATTGAGCCCGATATTTTTTCCTCCGCCAAGGGACTGGGCGGCGGCATTCCCATCGGAGCGATGTTGTGCAAAGCCCACTGCGACGTCTTTGAGCCGGGAGACCACGCCAGCACCTTTGGCGGTAACCCCTTTGTGTGCGGGGTGGCATTGGCCGTATGCCAGGCGCTGATGCGCGAGCGTCTGTTGGAAAATGTGCAGGCGCGGGGGGAAGAACTGCGGGCGGGATTGGCGGCGATCGCTCAAGCCTATCCCCAGCTATTCTCGGGAGCACGCGGGTGGGGCCTGATCAACGGCCTCGTGCTTCAGCCAGACGCCTCGGTGAAATCCATCGATATTGTGAAAGCTGCGATGGAGCAGGGCTTGTTAGTGGTTCCCGCCGGACCGAGTGTGGTGCGTCTAGTGCCGCCGCTGGTGGTCACGGCTGATGAAGTACAGACCGCCTTGGCTCGCCTCAAGCAGGCTATTCAAGACGTGGTGGATTAA
- a CDS encoding class I SAM-dependent methyltransferase → MNCRLQMSFRWVVLCCCCLSLWACQGSPFNQNDTSYRYQQPSQDGIGKVYMGREIAQVMGYEGAYWLERPSRELQEHPQLVVDLLDLEPDAIAADIGAGSGYMTQRLAQAVPNGKVFAVDVQPEMIDLLNQRIVEEDLTAIEPVLGTTADPKLPPNSIDLALMVDAYHEFEYPREMMEHLWTALRPGGQVVLAEYRAENPLVMIKRLHKMSEAQVKRELTAIGFEWLKTEESLPQQHLLFFSKPMAAESTTAPAPTT, encoded by the coding sequence ATGAACTGCCGTTTGCAAATGAGTTTTCGCTGGGTGGTGCTGTGCTGTTGCTGCCTGAGCTTATGGGCTTGTCAAGGCAGTCCTTTCAACCAAAACGATACGTCTTACCGCTATCAGCAACCGAGCCAAGACGGCATTGGTAAAGTCTACATGGGACGTGAAATTGCCCAAGTGATGGGCTATGAGGGAGCCTATTGGTTAGAGCGACCCAGTCGGGAACTGCAAGAGCACCCGCAATTGGTGGTCGATTTGTTAGACCTAGAGCCGGATGCGATCGCGGCGGATATTGGTGCAGGCAGCGGCTACATGACCCAACGCCTCGCCCAAGCCGTCCCCAATGGCAAAGTCTTTGCGGTCGATGTGCAGCCCGAGATGATTGACTTGCTCAATCAGCGCATTGTCGAGGAAGACCTCACGGCTATCGAGCCGGTGCTGGGCACGACCGCCGATCCCAAGTTGCCACCTAACAGCATTGACCTCGCGTTGATGGTTGATGCCTATCACGAATTTGAGTATCCCCGAGAAATGATGGAGCATCTGTGGACCGCACTGCGTCCCGGTGGGCAAGTCGTACTGGCCGAATATCGCGCCGAAAATCCACTGGTCATGATCAAACGCTTGCACAAAATGAGCGAAGCTCAGGTAAAACGCGAGTTGACCGCTATTGGATTTGAATGGTTGAAGACGGAAGAATCACTGCCCCAACAGCACTTGTTGTTCTTTTCGAAACCGATGGCTGCTGAATCCACCACTGCCCCAGCGCCAACGACATAA
- a CDS encoding response regulator: protein MTVTTSTSILLVDDDPQNLYLMAEVLEAEGYQVQQATSGTAALEAIAATPPHLVLLDIMMPEMDGFEVCEQIRQNPQTATVPIIFLTALSDDDAYLKSVEVMGDDYLTKPIQLDLVLKKIQRTLRLKQLRDEAYQAQLSAQTEKMVQIQLQHQRQMTAAWKISEALAEKFYSFVPQQFLTRVAPRGLESLQVGNANESDMTILFCDIREFTAIAETQTARATFAWLNVFFESINQAVMQHQGFVDKYLGDAVMAVFDRDQHHACDAVQATAQICQALEKFNGDRHQFGLTEPIRIGIGLHSGRGLIGTVGANQRMDTTVVGDVVNTASRLEHLTKTYQCATIISEAVIEQLPTDHNFQFRWLDLVTPRGKTQSLNIYALMSGERDRAASVTTQQAPT, encoded by the coding sequence ATGACTGTGACAACGTCTACTTCGATTTTGTTGGTGGATGACGACCCGCAGAATCTCTATCTCATGGCCGAAGTTTTAGAGGCGGAAGGCTACCAAGTGCAACAGGCGACCTCAGGGACTGCGGCACTAGAGGCGATCGCTGCGACACCTCCCCACTTGGTCTTGCTCGACATCATGATGCCTGAGATGGATGGGTTTGAAGTGTGCGAGCAGATTCGCCAAAATCCCCAAACTGCCACGGTGCCAATCATTTTTCTCACCGCCCTCAGTGATGATGATGCCTACCTCAAGAGTGTGGAAGTCATGGGCGACGACTATCTGACCAAGCCCATTCAGCTCGATCTGGTGCTGAAAAAAATTCAGCGCACGCTGCGGCTCAAACAATTGCGAGATGAAGCCTATCAGGCCCAATTGTCGGCCCAAACAGAAAAGATGGTGCAGATTCAACTGCAGCACCAGCGGCAAATGACGGCGGCCTGGAAAATTAGTGAGGCCCTGGCCGAAAAGTTTTACTCCTTTGTGCCCCAACAATTTTTGACGCGGGTTGCACCGCGCGGCTTAGAGTCGCTGCAGGTGGGCAATGCCAATGAGTCCGACATGACGATCTTGTTTTGCGACATTCGCGAATTTACCGCGATCGCCGAAACTCAGACTGCCCGCGCCACCTTTGCCTGGCTCAATGTCTTTTTTGAAAGCATTAACCAGGCCGTCATGCAGCATCAAGGCTTTGTCGATAAATATCTGGGGGATGCGGTGATGGCCGTGTTCGATCGCGACCAGCATCACGCCTGCGACGCCGTTCAGGCAACCGCGCAAATTTGCCAAGCGCTGGAAAAGTTTAACGGCGATCGGCATCAATTTGGGCTGACCGAGCCGATTCGCATTGGCATCGGCCTGCACTCCGGTCGGGGGCTCATTGGCACCGTCGGGGCAAACCAACGCATGGATACGACCGTGGTGGGCGACGTCGTTAATACAGCCTCGCGCCTCGAACATCTCACCAAAACCTATCAATGCGCCACGATCATCAGCGAGGCGGTGATTGAACAATTGCCCACCGACCATAACTTTCAATTTCGCTGGCTCGATTTGGTCACCCCTCGGGGCAAAACGCAATCGCTCAACATCTATGCCTTGATGAGTGGTGAGCGCGATCGCGCTGCCTCCGTCACGACCCAGCAAGCCCCCACCTAG
- a CDS encoding molybdopterin molybdotransferase MoeA, translated as MIPADTAEAQILELVTPLDSRRDVETVSLHDAPGRILSASVVSPIDFPHWDNSAMDGYAVRYEDIALASATEPVELAVIEDIPAGHSPQKSVATGQAARIFTGAMVPPGADTIIMQEDTERQGDRVKILTAGQPRAFVRERGSYRRAGDRVLSVGELVTATEVAILAAVQRSQVAVYRQPRVAILSTGNELVTPEVELQPGQIVDSNQYALAALVRQMGGIPVCLGIVPDDPAALKTAISQAIAEADMILSSGGVSVGDYDYVDQILSDLGATLHIRAVAVKPGKPLTVATVKGESTPLLYFGLPGNPVSALVSFWRFVAPALRKLSGQRHNWSAPFLLARSRHDLKAGGKRETYLWGQLYATPSGLEFSLAQGSHSSGNLINLAGTQALAVVPIGATAIAAGSMVRVLWVGADLPGG; from the coding sequence ATGATTCCTGCTGATACTGCCGAAGCGCAAATCTTAGAATTGGTGACGCCGCTAGACTCGCGGCGCGATGTGGAAACCGTCTCCTTGCACGACGCCCCTGGACGCATTTTGTCGGCATCGGTGGTGAGTCCGATCGACTTTCCCCATTGGGATAACTCGGCCATGGATGGCTATGCGGTTCGCTATGAGGATATTGCACTGGCGAGCGCGACCGAGCCCGTGGAACTCGCGGTGATAGAAGACATCCCCGCTGGGCACTCGCCGCAAAAATCAGTGGCTACAGGACAAGCGGCGCGCATCTTTACCGGGGCGATGGTGCCGCCCGGAGCCGACACCATCATCATGCAAGAAGATACGGAGCGGCAGGGCGATCGCGTCAAAATTCTGACCGCAGGCCAGCCCCGAGCCTTTGTGCGGGAGCGGGGCAGTTATCGGCGCGCGGGAGACCGGGTGCTCTCGGTCGGTGAGCTGGTAACGGCCACGGAAGTCGCTATTTTGGCCGCAGTGCAGCGATCTCAGGTGGCAGTCTATCGCCAACCTCGGGTGGCGATCCTCTCCACCGGCAATGAGTTGGTCACCCCAGAAGTCGAGTTGCAACCGGGGCAGATCGTCGATTCCAATCAATATGCGCTGGCGGCGTTAGTGCGGCAGATGGGTGGCATCCCCGTATGTCTGGGCATTGTGCCGGATGATCCAGCGGCGCTGAAAACCGCCATTAGTCAGGCGATCGCCGAGGCCGACATGATTCTCTCGTCGGGGGGCGTATCGGTCGGTGACTATGACTATGTCGACCAGATTTTGAGTGACTTGGGGGCGACTTTGCACATTCGCGCGGTGGCGGTCAAACCGGGTAAACCCCTGACTGTTGCGACGGTCAAAGGCGAGTCCACCCCCCTACTCTATTTTGGCCTGCCGGGCAATCCCGTCTCGGCTCTGGTCAGTTTTTGGCGATTTGTGGCTCCAGCCCTGCGCAAACTATCGGGTCAGCGCCACAATTGGTCAGCGCCGTTTTTGCTAGCGCGATCGCGGCATGATCTGAAAGCGGGTGGCAAACGCGAAACCTATCTGTGGGGTCAGTTATATGCGACACCTTCAGGACTGGAGTTTAGTCTGGCTCAGGGCAGCCACAGTTCGGGTAATTTGATCAATTTGGCAGGCACCCAGGCATTGGCCGTAGTTCCCATTGGCGCGACGGCGATCGCGGCGGGCTCCATGGTGCGGGTGCTGTGGGTTGGAGCAGACTTGCCCGGGGGATGA
- a CDS encoding hybrid sensor histidine kinase/response regulator: MYKMHTFENSTWDIEDDEQALILNRVGDAIALFNAERRLTLFNDKFREMFDLSADWLSQRPQLADILDRLVAKSFWSAEQRNQVMAHCDEPTLQNQAMPLQQANQTYLELLVTNTSNQGQLFILRDLTRERQSQLQLAGEVHRLRFLLGLTEKLQTSDNLEEIGKFALNYLVEAMGAAFGDVKVVSGQGKNRVAGPLTNQISGQFIATYGKPAIAAMETVLQQGVKYGEGLLWDVVDTGKPMFVENYAEHPKSVPGFRHPGIGQLGIFPIPSADGSIIGVVTLESRTLQKLQEAPQQDMLLAACRTLGAAIERAQSQERLQRINRDLEQASRLKSEFLASMSHELRTPLNSILGFSELMLKQLPEDAPRKIGHVKAIRRSGQHLLNLINDILDLSKIESGKFELDLENVSVQNLCRECLSMVQPRADRKRLLLSLELDYRIDRVNLDARRVRQMIINLLSNAIKFTPEKGKVRLSVTLAYGSQLLDDFRPDDSTVNVSTPYLCIAVTDTGIGIPPEKRNLLFRPFQQIDASLTRRHEGTGLGLALTKRLAEMHGGTVSLKANTAVGSTFAIWLPLHEMRHVAPPSAAPVAVNQPLSGPASDCEACNGQAILVVEDQPYNQALISEVLEMEGFAVDLVSDGHAMMATMNSELVTDNSLPCLILMDVQLPGVDGLTLIQSLRQHPLWQSVPIVAVTAMAMPGDRDRCLAAGADDYITKPIDFDLLLQKTRQLTQTPAAD; this comes from the coding sequence ATGTATAAAATGCACACATTTGAGAACTCAACTTGGGACATTGAAGACGATGAGCAGGCTTTGATTTTAAATCGGGTCGGGGATGCGATCGCCCTCTTCAATGCCGAGCGCCGATTAACGCTCTTTAACGACAAATTTCGGGAAATGTTTGACCTGTCGGCGGATTGGCTGAGTCAGCGGCCCCAGTTGGCAGATATTTTGGATCGGTTAGTCGCGAAATCATTTTGGTCAGCCGAGCAGCGCAACCAAGTGATGGCGCACTGTGATGAGCCGACCTTGCAAAACCAAGCCATGCCCCTACAGCAGGCCAATCAAACTTATTTGGAATTGTTAGTCACCAACACCTCAAATCAGGGACAGTTATTCATCCTGCGGGATTTAACGCGAGAGCGGCAGTCTCAGCTGCAGTTAGCGGGTGAAGTGCATCGCCTCCGGTTTTTGCTGGGCCTCACGGAGAAGCTGCAAACGTCGGACAATCTTGAAGAAATTGGCAAATTCGCCCTGAACTATTTAGTCGAAGCGATGGGGGCCGCTTTTGGCGACGTCAAAGTGGTGAGTGGTCAGGGCAAAAATCGCGTGGCGGGTCCCTTGACCAATCAAATCTCAGGACAGTTCATCGCCACCTATGGCAAACCTGCGATCGCCGCCATGGAAACTGTCTTGCAGCAAGGGGTGAAATATGGCGAAGGCCTCCTGTGGGACGTCGTTGATACTGGCAAGCCGATGTTTGTCGAAAATTATGCCGAGCATCCGAAATCGGTGCCGGGCTTTCGCCATCCCGGTATTGGGCAGTTAGGCATCTTTCCTATTCCCTCGGCAGATGGCAGCATCATCGGCGTCGTCACGCTGGAATCGCGCACCCTGCAAAAGTTGCAAGAAGCCCCCCAGCAAGACATGTTGTTGGCGGCCTGTCGCACCTTGGGCGCCGCGATCGAACGGGCGCAGTCCCAAGAGCGACTCCAGCGCATCAACCGCGACTTAGAGCAAGCGTCACGGCTGAAATCGGAGTTCTTGGCGTCAATGTCCCACGAACTGCGCACGCCATTGAACAGCATTCTCGGCTTTTCGGAACTCATGCTGAAGCAGTTGCCGGAAGACGCCCCCCGCAAGATTGGTCACGTTAAGGCGATTCGCCGCAGCGGCCAGCATTTGCTGAACTTGATCAATGACATTTTGGATTTGTCCAAAATTGAGTCCGGCAAGTTTGAACTCGACCTGGAAAATGTTTCCGTGCAAAATCTTTGTCGCGAGTGCTTGAGCATGGTGCAGCCTCGGGCCGATCGCAAACGCCTGCTGCTCTCGTTGGAATTGGACTACCGCATCGATCGCGTCAACCTGGATGCGCGGCGGGTACGGCAGATGATCATCAATCTGTTATCCAACGCCATTAAGTTCACCCCTGAAAAAGGTAAAGTGCGCCTGTCAGTCACGCTGGCCTATGGCAGTCAGCTGCTCGACGACTTTCGCCCCGACGACAGCACCGTCAATGTCAGCACGCCATATCTGTGCATTGCCGTCACCGATACGGGCATCGGCATTCCCCCCGAAAAGCGGAACTTACTGTTTCGCCCATTTCAGCAAATTGATGCCTCCCTCACCCGACGCCACGAAGGCACTGGTCTGGGCCTAGCGCTGACCAAACGATTGGCTGAAATGCACGGCGGCACCGTTTCTCTCAAAGCCAATACGGCAGTGGGCAGTACCTTTGCCATTTGGTTGCCGCTGCATGAAATGCGCCACGTCGCGCCCCCGAGCGCGGCTCCCGTCGCGGTGAACCAGCCGTTATCGGGCCCAGCGTCTGATTGTGAAGCGTGCAACGGTCAGGCCATCCTAGTCGTTGAAGACCAACCTTATAATCAAGCGCTGATTTCTGAAGTGCTGGAGATGGAAGGCTTTGCGGTTGATTTGGTGAGCGATGGTCACGCCATGATGGCAACGATGAATTCTGAACTGGTCACCGACAACTCTCTGCCCTGCCTGATTTTGATGGATGTGCAACTTCCCGGGGTCGATGGTCTAACGCTTATTCAATCCCTGCGTCAGCATCCGCTATGGCAGTCCGTCCCGATTGTGGCGGTGACGGCCATGGCCATGCCGGGCGATCGCGATCGCTGTCTCGCCGCCGGGGCCGACGACTACATCACGAAACCCATCGACTTTGACTTGCTGTTGCAAAAGACGCGGCAGTTAACCCAGACGCCAGCGGCTGATTGA
- a CDS encoding DUF1818 family protein, whose protein sequence is MRHLKEGLGWRLGYDPDASVFKGLVGGDRWTVELTEAEFADFCRLTLQLADTVRSLANELMDEERICCEQETAHIWLEVEGLPTAFDLRFILLAGRRAEGGWTATATANIIQAIPALTLF, encoded by the coding sequence GTGCGTCATTTGAAGGAAGGTTTAGGCTGGCGTTTGGGGTATGACCCAGACGCCAGTGTCTTTAAAGGCTTGGTAGGGGGCGATCGCTGGACCGTTGAATTAACCGAAGCTGAGTTCGCAGATTTTTGTCGGCTAACGCTACAACTGGCCGACACGGTGCGATCGCTCGCCAATGAACTCATGGATGAAGAGCGCATCTGTTGCGAGCAAGAAACCGCCCACATTTGGCTAGAAGTTGAAGGACTGCCCACCGCTTTTGACTTACGATTCATTCTTTTAGCAGGGCGGCGGGCTGAAGGGGGCTGGACCGCCACCGCCACCGCTAACATCATTCAGGCAATTCCTGCATTAACGCTGTTTTAA
- a CDS encoding aminopeptidase P family protein — MTAIAPSPTLADVLRHRRERLAQLINFPVVLWSGQSSPRNFPANVYPFRASSHFLYFAGLPLMNAAIRIDGTRLTLFVDEATPAAALWHGPTPTRAEIASKIGADAAYPLSELAEHLAGVATVAVQDSTTAAGQLTARGVVNPAQDRALAEAIVQLRLSHDAAAIAEMRRAAQVSVQAHRAGMAATQAGKTEATVRAAMEAVIMAQGMTTAYNSIVTVHGEVLHNEHYHHTLQAGDLLLADVGAEAATGWASDITRTWPVTGTFSATQRAIYDIVLAAHDACIEAAQPGVEYRELHLLASRVLAAGLVELGILRGDPDSLVEQDAHALFFPHGIGHLLGLDVHDMEDLGDLAGYAPGRTRSDRFGLGFLRLDRPLQVGMVVTIEPGFYQVPGILQDPQKRDRFAGVVNWERLAEFQDVRGIRIENDVLITPTGSEVLTAALPTRAADIEAMVNA; from the coding sequence ATGACTGCGATCGCTCCTTCTCCCACGCTGGCCGATGTCCTCCGTCATCGCCGTGAGCGGCTGGCCCAGCTCATTAACTTTCCCGTCGTGCTGTGGTCAGGCCAGTCCAGTCCCCGCAACTTTCCCGCCAACGTTTATCCCTTTCGGGCGAGTAGTCACTTCCTCTACTTTGCCGGACTGCCGTTGATGAATGCGGCCATTCGGATTGACGGCACGCGGCTCACATTATTTGTGGATGAGGCCACCCCGGCGGCGGCTTTGTGGCACGGCCCGACGCCCACTCGCGCCGAAATTGCGAGCAAAATTGGGGCCGATGCCGCCTATCCTCTGAGTGAATTGGCAGAGCATTTGGCGGGAGTTGCGACTGTAGCGGTGCAAGACTCGACCACGGCGGCTGGCCAACTCACCGCTCGCGGGGTGGTGAATCCGGCTCAGGATCGGGCGTTGGCGGAGGCGATCGTGCAACTCCGGCTGAGCCACGATGCCGCTGCGATCGCCGAAATGCGTCGCGCCGCTCAAGTTTCGGTCCAGGCTCACCGCGCCGGTATGGCCGCCACCCAAGCAGGCAAAACCGAAGCCACGGTGCGTGCCGCGATGGAAGCGGTGATTATGGCCCAGGGCATGACGACCGCCTACAACAGCATCGTCACGGTGCATGGCGAGGTGCTGCACAACGAGCATTATCACCACACCCTACAGGCGGGGGATTTGCTACTGGCGGATGTGGGCGCTGAGGCGGCGACGGGCTGGGCGTCAGACATTACGCGCACCTGGCCGGTGACGGGCACTTTTTCGGCTACGCAGCGAGCTATTTACGACATCGTGCTGGCGGCTCACGACGCCTGTATCGAGGCCGCCCAACCGGGGGTGGAATATCGTGAGCTGCATCTACTCGCGAGTCGGGTGCTCGCAGCGGGATTAGTAGAGTTAGGCATCTTGCGCGGCGACCCGGACTCGTTGGTCGAGCAGGATGCTCACGCCCTGTTCTTCCCCCATGGCATTGGTCACCTATTAGGGCTGGATGTGCATGACATGGAAGATTTGGGTGATTTGGCAGGATATGCGCCCGGTCGCACCCGCAGCGATCGCTTTGGGCTAGGATTCCTGCGGCTCGATCGACCGTTGCAAGTGGGCATGGTCGTCACCATTGAGCCCGGCTTTTATCAAGTGCCGGGCATTTTGCAAGATCCACAAAAGCGCGATCGCTTCGCCGGTGTGGTGAACTGGGAGCGACTGGCCGAATTTCAAGACGTGCGCGGCATCCGCATCGAAAACGATGTGTTAATTACGCCCACGGGTAGCGAAGTGCTAACCGCCGCCTTACCGACCCGCGCTGCCGACATTGAAGCCATGGTGAACGCCTGA